A genome region from Myripristis murdjan chromosome 16, fMyrMur1.1, whole genome shotgun sequence includes the following:
- the trip13 gene encoding pachytene checkpoint protein 2 homolog codes for MEGGNHNEEVHVEVHVKSHSTAKRSDVQMHVLALLNRHSTLFGNHRWTDFDEDFLRKHVESVAIVDVEEMPIDLKSCSVSIHIFTLSDDCPSMLSLEEDEELSAANHWLLPATEFHGIWESLVYESAVKTQLLDYVSTTIYFSDKNVDSNLISWNRVVLLHGPPGTGKTSLCKALAQKLSIRLSSRYAYGQFVEINSHSLFSKWFSESGKLVTKMFQKIQQLIDDKDALVFVLIDEVESLTAARNACQAGTEPSDAIRVVNSVLTQLDQIKRHSNVVILTTSNVTEKIDLAFVDRADIKQYIGPPSEKGIYNIYLSCLEELMKCQIIHPRQQLFTIPELETMGFAKSEMCEHSLTLRNIAIKSKGLSGRALRKLPFLSHALFVKTPTVTLGRFLEAMERAVDKQREEKANLVNGF; via the exons ATGGAGGGTGGAAATCACAATGAAGAGGTTCATGTGGAGGTCCATGTTAAATCTCACAG CACAGCGAAACGGTCCGATGTGCAGATGCATGTTCTGGCTCTGCTGAACCGTCATAGCACGCTGTTTGGGAACCACAGATGGACAGATTTTGATGAAGACTTCCTCAGGAAACACGTAGAGTCTGTGGCCATAGTTGATGTAGAGGAAATG CCCATTGATCTGAAGAGCTGCTCTGTTTCCATTCACATCTTCACTCTGAGTGACGACTGCCCCAGCATGCTCAGTttggaggaagatgaggagctTTCAGCAGCCAATCACTGGTTGCTACCAGCAA ctGAATTCCATGGGATTTGGGAGAGTCTCGTATATGAGAGTGCAGTGAAAACCCag CTCTTGGACTACGTCTCAACAACAATTTACTTCTCAGACAAAAACGTAGACAGCAACCTGATTTCATGGAATCGTGTTGTGCTGCTTCATG GACCTCCAGGCACGGGGAAGACGTCACTCTGCAAAGCCCTCGCCCAGAAGCTGTCAATCAGGCTATCAAGCCG GTATGCTTATGGGCAATTTGTAGAGATAaacagccacagcctgttctcCAAGTGGTTCTCAGAG AGCGGCAAGCTGGTCACAAAGATGTTTCAGAAGATCCAGCAACTGATAGATGACAAAGATGCTCTTGTATTTGTTCTGATCGATGAG GTAGAGAGTCTGACAGCTGCGAGAAATGCCTGCCAGGCGGGGACAGAGCCCTCTGATGCCATCCGGGTGGTCAACTCCGTCCTCACACAGCTGGACCAGATCAAACG ACACTCCAATGTTGTGATCCTGACCACCTCCAATGTGACGGAGAAGATTGACTTGGCATTTGTGGACCGAGCTGACATCAAACAGTACATCGGTCCTCCGTCTGAGAAGGGCATCTACAACATTTACCTGTCCTGCCTGGAGGAGCTGATGAAG TGCCAGATCATCCACCCTCGGCAGCAGCTGTTTACCATCCCCGAGCTGGAGACAATGGGCTTTGCAAAAAGTGAGATGTGCGAACACAGTCTGACCCTCAGGAACATTGCGAT AAAAAGCAAAGGTTTGAGTGGAAGAGCACTCAGGAAGTTGCCCTTTCTGTCCCACGCACTGTTTGTAAAG ACACCAACAGTGACTCTTGGGAGGTTTCTGGAGGCAATGGAACGAGCGGTGgacaaacagagggaggagaaagcgAACCTGGTGAATGGTTTCTGA
- the zdhhc11 gene encoding palmitoyltransferase ZDHHC11, with protein sequence MKCFGQRLRRTAPMRGSRNELVPSKPPRINGWSWPPQTFQVVGWLVYSYLAIVSFGIYIPLLPQPWRHAAYALTGIVFIVHLITHIAAVTIDPADASVRAKQNYTSPMPLFDRTKQPHVIQDLHCYLCDVKVGPKVKHCGVCNKCVADFDHHCKWLNTCVGGRNYWCFFFALLSATLGVFLLLIIILFIFIQHYLDPSSLRTAPQFNSVLGNGTWLVFLPLAPIKTSSAGLLVLAFITVMLSITCLLLLGHLLGFHFYLFYKGMTTYDYIKAQRQKETRKRDVEAGIPHAAKIGRPSKETQNEENSIDCEPTLAPHPSTCKFDDKGPIASRLSESICTELENFKRSAEKENSFYYGTENTAGEMAMSDSKSWRAEADEEAQSTERASVQSADSVPVVQNPLGSTVMAPRDTHQ encoded by the exons ATGAAGTGCTTCGGTCAGCGACTGAGACGCACAGCTCCCATGCGTGGCAGCAGGAACGAGCTGGTTCCCTCCAAGCCTCCGAGGATCAACGGGTGGTCGTGGCCGCCTCAAACCTTCCAAGTGGTTGGTTGGCTGGTGTACAGCTACCTTGCCATAGTCAGCTTTGGCATCTATATCCCCCTTCTTCCTCAACCGTGGAGACACGCTGCCTATGCT CTGACGggtatagtctttattgtccacTTGATAACCCATATCGCTGCAGTGACAATAGACCCAGCAGATGCCAGCGTAAGGGCCAAACAGAACTATACCAGCCCAATGCCACTCTTTGACCGGACCAAGCAACCCCATGTCATCCAGGACTTGCACTGTTACCTGTGTGATGTCAAGGT TGGCCCCAAAGTTAAACACTGTGGAGTTTGCAACAAGTGTGTGGCGGACTTTGATCACCATTGCAAATGGCTTAACACGTGTGTGGGTGGCAGGAATTATTG GTGCTTCTTTTTTGCGCTGCTCTCAGCTACACTGGGTGTCTTCCTActtctcatcatcatcttgtTCATATTCATCCAGCACTACTTGGATCCCAGCAGCCTGCGGACGGCTCCACAGTTCAACA GTGTATTGGGTAACGGGACCTGGCTGGTGTTCTTACCATTAGCGCCCATAAAAACCAGTTCAGCTGGTCTCCTTGTGTTGGCCTTCATAACTGTCATGTTGAGCATcacctgcctgctgctgcttggtcATCTGCTAGGTTTCCACTTTTACCTCT TTTACAAAGGCATGACCACCTATGACTACATAAAGGCTCAGCGTCAGAAAGAAACTAGAAAGCGAGATGTTGAGGCAGGAATCCCTCATGCAGCTAAAATCGGTAGACCTAGTAAGGAAACACAG aacgaGGAGAACTCGATTGACTGTGAGCCAACCTTAGCACCACATCCCAG CACCTGCAAATTTGATGATAAAGGACCAATTGCCAGTCGACTTTCAGAGTCCATCTGCACTGAA TTGGAAAACTTTAAGAGGTCGGCTGAAAAGGAGAATAGTTTCTATTAcggcacagaaaacacagcag GAGAAATGGCGATGAGTGACAGCAAAAGCTGGCGGGCAGAAGCGGACGAAGAAGCTCAAAGTACCGAGCGGGCCAGTGTGCAGTCAGCTGACAGTGTTCCTGTGGTCCAGAACCCCCTGGGGAGCACAGTTATGGCTCCACGAGATACTCATCAGTAG
- the brd9 gene encoding bromodomain-containing protein 9, giving the protein MGKKHKKHKPEWRTVDDYEDKPLEKPLKLVLKVGGSEVTELSGSGHDSSYYDDRSDHERERHKEKKKKKKKKSEKDKDKHVDDEERRRRKEEKRKKREREQNESEAAAATAASAGVAVEPFTLPKSISIAIEPEEKKRKKERFEMESEVEEFHPNVKVEVEQQGDRPVRACRTQQENESTPRQQLLEHFLRQLQRKDPHGFFSFPVTDAIAPGYSMIIKHPMDFSTMKDKITTNEYKTITEFKADFKLMCDNAMVYNRPETVYYKAAKKLLHTGFKMMSKERLLALKRSMSFMQDMDFTQQAAILGDEDVTADIPPPEIIPIPVESAKKSKKQPVKDMKEVISYLYEPEGNACSLTDSTAEEHVLALVEHSADEARDRINRYMPSSKMGYLRKEADSSLVYTVVNQLDPDAEEEETHAVDLSSLSNKLLPGLTTLGFKDDRRHKVTFLSSAYNTQSLQKNSIFPDLLPDEMDMLYSAYGDDTGVQCALSIQEFVKGCGSVTKRLVGELLDKMTAGDHSKAVSQIQQKRNMTPKPDEAKTNSFDMQMADGPGLGESGSVLDFMSMKNYPDMSLDISMLNSLGKTVKKEPGHEEGQQHFDDADKLLQEFQEAQVDRVGSRPSSNLSSLSNASERDQHHLGSPSHLGVGDQSEMVHDPYEFLQSPEPGSTANS; this is encoded by the exons ATGGGGAAGAAACACAAGAAGCATAAACCGGAGTGGAGGACAGTTGATG ACTATGAGGACAAGCCTCTGGAGAAGCCTCTGAAGCTTGTGCTCAAAGTTGGTGGGAGCGAGGTTACAGAGCTCTCTGGCTCGGGCCACGACTCCAGCTACTATGATGACAGATCAGACCACGAGCGAGAGCgccacaaagagaaaaagaaaaagaagaagaagaagtctgaAAAGGATAAAGACAAGCATGTGGAcgatgaggagaggagacgacGGAAG gaagaaaagaggaagaagagagagcgagagcagaaTGAATCCGAGGCAGCAGCTGCCACGGCTGCCAGTGCCGGTGTGGCAGTCGAACCTTTCACACTGCCAAAGAGTATTAGTATCGCAATAGAG ccagaggagaagaaaaggaagaaagagaggttTGAGATGGAGTCTGAGGTGGAAGAGTTTCATCCCAATGTAAAAGTGGAAGTGGAGCAGCAAGGAGACCGGCCAGTCCGTGCATGCCGGACACAGCAAG AGAATGAGTCCACTCCTCGTCAGCAACTCCTGGAGCACTTCCTGCGCCAGCTCCAGAG GAAAGACCCGCATGGATTCTTCTCATTTCCAGTGACAGATGCGATTGCTCCCGGATACTCCATGATCATCAAACATCCAATGGACTTCAGCACCATGAAGGACAAGATTACAACCAATGAGTACAAGACCATTACAGAATTCAAG GCAGACTTTAAGCTGATGTGTGACAACGCCATGGTCTACAACCGACCGGAGACTGTTTATTACAAGGCTGCAAAAAAGCTGCTCCATACAGGCTTCAAGATGATGAGCAAA GAGCGGCTGTTGGCTCTGAAGCGCAGCATGTCTTTCATGCAGGACATGGATTTCACCCAGCAGGCAGCCATTTTGGGAGATGAAGATGTTACAGCCGATATTCCTCCACCAGAGATTATCCCTATCCCCGTGGAGTCTGCCAAGAAGTCCAAAAAACAGCCAGTGAAAGACATGAAGGAGGTCATCAG CTACCTGTACGAACCAGAAGGAAATGCGTGCAGTTTGACCGACAGTACAGCAGAGGAGCATGTTCTGGCCCTGGTGGAACATTCTGCAGACGAAGCCCGCGATCGGATCAACCGATACATGCCTAGCTCCAAG ATGGGTTACTTGCGCAAAGAGGCAGACAGTTCTCTCGTGTACACTGTTGTAAATCAGCTTGACCCTGATGCAGAAG AAGAGGAGACCCATGCTGTTGACCTTAGTTCTCTGTCAAATAAGCTGCTGCCTGGACTGACAACCTTGGGTTTTAAAGATGACAGGAGACATAAGG TGACGTTCCTGAGCAGTGCCTACAACACCCAGAGCCTTCAGAAGAACTCCATCTTTCCAGACCTGCTACCTGATGAGATGGACATGCTGTATTCAGCCTATGGAGATGACACGGGGGTACAGTGCGCTCTCAG CATACAGGAGTTTGTCAAAGGCTGTGGAAGTGTCACCAAGCGTTTGGTCGGTGAGCTTCTAGATAAGATGACTGCAGGCGACCACAGCAAAGCCGTCAGCCAGATCCAACAG AAAAGAAAcatgacaccaaaacctgatgagGCCAAGACTAACAGTTTCGACATGCAG ATGGCAGATGGTCCTGGTCTAGGAGAAAGTGGTTCCGTGCTGGACTTCATGTCAATGAAAAACTATCCTGATATGTCTCTGGATATATCCATGCTGAACTCATTAG GTAAAACGGTGAAGAAAGAACCAGGGCACGAAGAGGGCCAGCAGCACTTTGACGATGCAGACAAACTCCTGCAGGAGTTCCAGGAGGCTCAGGTGGACAGGGTTGGCTCCAGACCCTCCTCCAACCTGTCCTCCCTCTCCAATGCCTCAGAGAGGGACCAGCACCACCTAG GGAGCCCGTCACACCTGGGTGTTGGTGACCAGTCTGAGATGGTTCATGATCCCTACGAGTTCCTGCAGTCTCCAGAGCCCGGCTCCACCGCCAACAGCTGA